TAAATCCAAGAGTTGCAGCAGATGTAATAATTGGACCAATTGCTAATCCATCTAATCCATCTGTTAAATTAACAGCATTACTAGAACCAACGATAACGATAGCTCCGAAAATTACAAAGAAGCTCATCAGGTTAAAAACTGGCCCTTTAACAAATGGAACAAATAGTTGGGTGTCAATAACATTGAAATGTACCATAGCAAAGACAGCAATTAGGGCGGTTGCAAACTGCCACACAAGTTTACCTTTGGCCGAAACACCTTTTGTATTTCCTTTAGAAATCTTTGCATAGTCGTCGATAAAGCCGAGCACAAAATAGGATGCAGTTACACCACAGGTTATAAGAACTGGAACTGAATTAAAATTTCCAGTTATTAACAGTGTTAATAAGATTGTCCCCAAAATAAAGACACCACCCATTGTAGGTGTACCTGCTTTTTTTAAATGAGACTCTGGGCCATCATCACGTATAACTTGGCCAAACTGCTTACGCTGCATGAATCCAATAAAATACTTACCCCAAATAATTGAGATAACTGTTGCAAGCAAGAAGGCCACAACTGTTCTAAATGTGATGTATTTAAAAATGTTAAAAGCAAAGAATTCATCCCTTAGGGGATAGAGGAAATGATACAGCATGTAATCACCTAGTTTTTAAATTATATTACATAGTTATATCTATTAGCCTCTCTAGTTGTAAAGAACGAGAAGCTTTTAAAAAAATATAATCATACGAATTTAATACTGTAGGCCAATTTGAGATAAAATCTTCAAGATTTATATAAGTTTCGGACGCACCGCCAAATTTATTTTGGTAAAAATTAGCAAATCGGCCAATGAAAATTGAGTTTTTAATACCTAGATCATTTAATAACTCGGCAATGCTCTCGTGATGCTCTTGGGTCTTATCGCCTAATTCATTCATATCACCAATTATGAAGATAACATTTTTAGTATCTGGAACTTGCTTGGCAAACTCTCTGATTGCAAGCCTCATTGAAGTTGGGTTTGCATTGTAGGCATCTAAATATATTTTTGAATGATCAACATTAATCCACTGGGCCCTTTTATTTTCAGGAAGCCTTAGTTTTTTTAACTCGTGAAATAAACTCAGTGAAAAAATATTTTCTAAAACAAAACATGAAGATTGTACATTCCAGCGATTATAAGACTCTTTAATAAACTCACTTTCAAATTCGTAAACATTATCCTTACTTACAGGTACAACTTTTTCTGTAACATCTAAAGTTGCTAGTTTCTCATCTTCTAAATTTAAAAAGAATTTTTTACCATGGTCGTTAATCCAACGATAAAGCGCAGACTTTTCTGTCAGAACACCATTAAGATCAATTAGAAATTCAGTATGGGCATGACCAATATTTGTAATATAACCGTAGTCAGGTTGTGCAATTTTACAAAGTACTTCAATCTCGCCAAAGTGATTAGTTCCCATTTCAACAATGGCAAACTTATGTTCATCTTTAATAGAAAATATAGTTAGAGGGACACCAATATGATTATTTAAATTACCTTGTGTACATATAACTGCATCGTGAAGAAATGATTTTGCTAACGAGTAAAGTAGCTCTTTCGTAGTCGTCTTCCCATTAGAACCAGTAAGTCCAAAAACGAAACCACCATGATTCTTCCACTCAACAATTCGAAACTTAGCTGCTTCTTGTAAGAAAGAAAGGCTATCTTCAACTAAAAAGAAACATATCTCTTTATACTTTTCATAAAGTTCTTTTATCTCTTCTTCTCTTTCTTTAGAGTGAGTTAAGACAATTGCTTTTGCGCCGTTCTTTATCGCATCTTCAATAAAATTATAAGCATCAAAACGCTCGCCTTTTAGAGCAATAAATGTGTTCTTATCTTCAGGCATACGAGAGTCTGTTGATAATAAAATATCAATATCTCTATCATTACCAATATTTTTAATAAGACCTGAAACTTTATTTAAATCAGAAATTAACATAATTCCCCTAATGCACTCTTTACTTCTTCAATATCACTAAAATGATATTTCACACCTTTAATATCTTGATATTCTTCATGTCCTTTTCCAGCAATAATTACTGCGGTAGGACGTTCATATTCTTTTACATAAGTATGTATGGCCTCTTTGCGATCAACAATAATATCTACGACTTCTTTATTACCTTTAAGAATATCTTTAATAATCTCATTCGGATCTTCATTTCTTGGATTGTCACTTGTTACAACAACCTTATCACTGAACTCCAATGCAGCTGAAAGCATTTTTGGACGCTTTGTACGATCACGATCCCCACCACAGCCAAAGATTGTAACAATGTCATATGATCCAAAATGTTTCTTAGTTTCACGACAAATATTTACAATAGCATCAGGAGTATGAGCATAATCCACTATGAATACACTATCGCCCTTTCTAAAAAGATTAAATCTTCCCTTAGGTAAAGATAGTTTTATTTTTCTATTTAATTTTAAGCTAGAGGCTTTATCACAAAGAGCGAATGCTAACTCTAAATTATCGACATTGTAGCTGAGGTTAAACTCCTCACCATAAATATTTTCAACACAAGAAGCTAAGTTAAATTTAAGCTTAGACTTGAATTCATTTTCTTGAGTACGAGGTATGAAAAAATTTGAATCACTATAATTTGCAAGTTTTGCTTTAGCATTAAAATAGGACTCCATCGTTCCATGATAATCGAGATGGTCTTGAGTAAAGTTTGTCCAGCCAATTGAATCAAACTTCATCTTCTTAACTCTCTCCTGCTCCAGCGCATGAGAACTTACTTCTAAACAGAAGTAATTAATATCCTTAAGCTTAAAAATGATTCTTCTTAAATCAATAAAAGATGGCGTCGTCGCAGATAGACTTTCCAGCACTTCATCTTCACCTTTAATGACACCAACGGTTCCTATACTACATGCACTTAAGCCGTTAGCATTAAGAATAAGCTGACAAAGGTGAGCAACAGAAGACTTTCCGTTAGTACCTGTTATTCCAATTAACTTTACTTCACGATTAATTGGATACAGCTCCTCAACCAACTCTTCTTGTAATTTATAAAAATCACACTCGTCAACAACGAGTGTATCAACATCTGCAACTTCTCGATTCGTAATGACTAGTCCGGCACGACCTTTTTGATAACGTTGGCGAAATAGTTCAACAGCTTTCTCGTTATCATGTATTCGATAAAAAGCGATATCACACGGCTTTGCTTGATCTAAGTTTGTCGTAAGGTCAGTAAGACCTTCCAAAAGAATATTGTACTTATTAATTAAATCATTCATATGTAGGTGGGGCGTACTTTAGTTTTACAACGACATCGCCATCGCGAGAACTACCAGCTTCAGGAGTTTGCTCCAGAACAACCCCCACACCAATATGACTTAGATCGATTTCTAACTTTTGAGCAAGGGCCATTGCTGACTTCTTATCAAGTCCAACAAAGTTAGGAACAGAACCCCTACCAGTGTAGCGTTTTGCAGACTGAACACGTTTTACAGAATCAAAGGCCATATCATTTTTATAAGTCTCATTTTCGGCAAGACCTTCAAACTCTTTGTTCTTATAGAGAAGATATTCTGTCACTTTTCTAAAAACAGGCCCGGCGACCGAATTTCCGTAATATGACTTACCTCGTGCTGGTTTATCAACATATGAGTAAACGACAAATTTCTTTTTAACTCCAACCGGAAAGCCTAGGAAGCCAGGAATATAACCCGTATAGCGTCCATTATTATCAGCTCTTTGAGCAGTTGAAGTTTTTGCAGCGATCTTAAAGTAAGGAATTTTTCCTTTTCTTGCTGTACCACGATCAACTGTATTTACCATCATCTTAGTAATTGATTTAGCAACATCTACTGGGATAACTCTTTTTGATTTTACTTTCTTAGGATCATCAACTTTTAAGATAGTTGGCTTTACATAAACACCATCATTCGAGATTGCAGCAAAAGCAGCCAGCATTTGAATCCCTGTTGTTGCAACACCTTGACCAAAGCTAATATTACTTAAAGAAAGTGGAGATACGTTTTTATCATCAGTAAAAATTCCACGAGATTCGGCCGGAAGTTCAATTCCCGTTTTTTCACCAATTTTAAAATCATTTAGTGTCTTCTTAAGTTTTGGAAAAGTTAAATCAAATGCAATTTTCGTTGTTCCAATATTTGAAGAGTACATAAGGATCTCTTCAACAGATAACCACTCAAACTTTTTTCTCGATTCAGCTTCCTTAATAATATGATCTTCAACCTTAAGGCGGCCTTGTTCACAATAATAATTAGTATCAGGTCGTACAACTTTATTTTCTAGGGCCGAAGCAAGTGTTAAAACCTTAAGAGTTGATCCTGGTTCAAATGGGTCACTAATAAAAGCAAGCTTACGATCACTTCCCTTCGAATCACTAACATCATTTGGATCGAATGTAGGATAATTGGCCATAGCAATAATTTCACCGGTCTCAGCATCCATGACACCGACACCGCCACGTTTTGCATCAACTTTTTCAACAGCTTCTTTAATCGCCTTTTCAGCTACTGCTTGAACTTCCTTATCTATAGAAAGGTAAACATCGTTTGCTCTTTCTGTTGGAATATTTTGACTAACGTATCTTACAGGACGACCTTTATTGTCTTTAAAGTATTTAATAATTTGAGGCTCACCTCTGAGTTCTTTATCAAAGCGATGCTCAATTCCTGCCAGTCCATTATTATCGAGTCCAACAAAGCCTAAAGTTTGTGCAGCAAGCTCGTGATTTGGATAAATACGCTTTGGAATTTCTTCAATATAAATCCCCTTAAGCTTTTTAATCTGTGTAACTTGTTCTTCTGTCAGCTTTGACTTTCTTGTAATCCAAGTAAATCGATTTCTCTCAAGAGCCTTCTTTGCGATACCATCAAGCTCCATCTCAGGAAGAATTACCTTAAGTTTTTCATAAACTTTCTTATCTGAGATATTCTTTGGAATAGTAAAGATTGAGTAGGTTCTAATATTAATTGCGAGAGGGTTTCCATTGCGATCATAAATATGACCACGTCTCGGAAAGACTTTTCTTTCTCTAAAAAATTGTTTTTTTGATTGTGATAATAAGTGTCCACGATCAACAACTTGAATACGAAATGCTTTTACGAGTATTGCAACAAAAGCAATTGTAAAAATTGCGTATATAACTTTTAATCTGTTTTTTAAATTATTATCACTCACTACACTTACTTCTTAGCTGGAACAACAATGATTTGATGTTGCTTCGGCTGTGCTAAGTTATAATTACGGGCCATCTTTCTCAAATTAGATACAGATAGAAGTCTAGCTTTTTTAGCTTTTAACTCTTTTCCCTCAACTTTAATTCTCTCTACTTCTTTTTTTACAGTTGCGATCTCATAATTAAGCTCAATCCCTTTCATTCTAAAAAGTACGAATAAAACTGTAATCACAACTAAACTAAGAACAATTGGTAAACCTTGTGAACTAAGAACAACTCCCTTGATCTTATTTCCAATACCTTCCTTCTTAGATTTTGTTCGACTCATCCTTGAGGCCATTTAACAATCTCCTATTGTTATAAATTTTCAATCTTTGAAAACTTCTCATATTTATTTTTCGACTTCTTGCTTGCAACACGCTTAAGCACTCTAAGTTTTGCGCTTCTTGAGCGAGAGTTTTCAGCAATCTCGTCATCACTTGGAATAATTGGCTTTTTTACTTCATTTTCAAAAAGCATCTCACCAAGTCCATTTTTTTCATAATCTTTAAAAAGCTTCTTCACAATTCTATCTTCTAAAGAATGAAAACTTATAATTAATATTCTACCACCAATCTTTAATAATGGTAGCACCTGATTAATTACGTCAGTTATTACATCCAACTCGCGATTAACTTCTATACGCAGTGCTTGAAAGCATTTTGTCGCCGGATGAATTCGACCAAATTGTAATTTTTTTGGATAGCAATCTTTAATTAAATCGGCCAATTGAAATGTTGTATTAATCGAACCATTCTTATCTCGCTCAAGAACTATGCGCTCAGCAATTCTCCACGCATACTTTTCTTCGCCGTAATCTCTAAATAGGTTGGCCAGATCTTGCGCTGAATAACGATTGATAATATCTTTGGCCGTTTGAATATTGTCATTATCGTAGTCCATACGCATATCAAGCGGAGCGTCAACACGAAATGAAAACCCACGAGAACCTTCATCAAAATGATGAGAAGAAACTCCTAGATCAAGAAGAACACCATTTAGCCCGCCGTTTGCTTCGACAAGATCAGCATGATTATCCATGACAATATTTTTAAAGTGGCAAAAGTTGGAGTCGTGTAGGAAGAGTCTATCTTCAACTCCATTCTTCTTAATCAATTCACGACCGTTCTTTAAAGCATCAGGATCTTGGTCAAAAGATATAAGCTTGGCCTTATGCTCCCTTTTAACAATCGCCAAAGAGTGGCCGCCGGCCCCAAATGTACAGTCAGCAAAAAGCAACTGATCATGTTCTTCTTTGTCTAAATAAAGATAGTCGAGACATTCTTTCTTTAAGACGGAATAGTGCTCTTTATATTCTTCAACCATTAAATAACCTTATTTTATAAGTAGTTAGCAGTTATAAAATTCATGAAAAAAGTGAACAAACTTTTAAAATCTTTCATTCATTTGACTTGTATACACTACCAATGCCAAAATTTTACATCTAGCGCAAGGAATTTAAAAGTACTATGAGAGATACTGATTTAATTTTAAATAAATATATTGAATCAAAAGTTTTAGATTTTAAGAATCGTGTTAATGCTTATAGCGCGAGAAAGAATTATTCTAAATCTTTTTTAAACTCTGCTAAAGAATTAACAAAGTCTGATATAGTTGAAAGATTCAATTTAGTTAAGAATAATCTCTCTCCAAATGATGCCGTTAAACTGATGCGAAACCTTGTCACATCTAGTGCATGGATCAGCTTTTCTTCAGCTCGCTATATACATTCACTTACAAATTTTAAAAGCTTCGACAATAAATTTGACTTTGATAAAGTTAATTATAGGTTCTTCAATGACCTCAAATCTCGCAAACCAATTGATCTATCAGATGAAGAAATATTTAAAATCATTTATAACGAAGTTGAATATGCTAAGTACCATCCAAATTATATTTCAAATTTAGAAGAACCAAAAACAGACATTACTATTGTCTTAATTCCAGGTGTTTTTAATGAGTTGTTTTCAACACCTTCCTTTGAACGCGCATGCCAACACCTTAAAACAAAATTTAATATTAAATATTACACACCGGAAGTTAATGGTTTTGATAATTGCTTAAAGAATGCAAAGTCACTGCGTAAACAAATTTCAAAATATGTAAGTGATAACCCTAATGAAAAGCTATGGTTGATCGCCTTTTCTAAGGGAGGTCTAGACTCGCTCCACTACCTAGTTGATTATAGTGAAGAGCAAGATGCTATTGTAGGTCTTTCAACAATAGCCTCACCAATTCTAGGCTCTAATTCGTTTAATAAGAAATTTATCAAAACGCTAAATCTCATACATAATTTTTCAGACTCAAAGCTTTATCAATTAATTGATGGCAAAAAGGATATCTTAGCAAAAGAAATGCAGAAGTCACTTTCTTCTACTTTTCGTAGGCCATGGCTGAGAAATAACCACCAAAAGCTTAATCAAAATATTTTCTATACCTCGATTGGCTTCTCAGCAAAATGGTATGAAAGTCACCTTTGGATGATTCTCATGAAGATGTTTATAAGAAGTAAAAAAGATAATGACGGAGTTGTTGATACAGAAAGCTCATTATTTCCATACTATTTTGAAAGAGGTATCAAACTTGGTATTTTAGATGGTCATCACCTTATTGGAAGAAGATCTTCTTTCTACTGCCAAGAGGCTTTAATTGAGGCCCATATTCACTTTCTAAAGTATAAAGGGCTACTCTTTTAAGCCGCCCTTTAAATTCATCAATACTAATTTTGACATTGTTTTAAGAGTTTCAAAAACTCCAATACCTTTAACAGCTACAGCATCAAAGGCCGGCCTTTCATCTGCATTGAGTGTTTGATTCATGTCCTCAACAGGCGTAACATTTGGAAGATCTCTTTTATTCCACTGGAACACAATTGGAATCTGATCAATATCATAACCTTGCTCAGTAAGGTTTGCTTCAAGACTTTTAAGTGATTCAATATTGGCTTCCATTCTCTCAAGCTGAGAGTCGGCGACAAAGATCACACCATCAACCCCACGTAGAATTAGCTTGCGTGATGACTCATAAAAGACTTGTCCTGGAACTGTATATAAGTGAAAGCGAGTTTTAAAACCTCTTATTTCACCTAGATCAAGCGGTAAGAAATCAAAGAAAATTGTTCTTTCATTTTCTGAGTCAAGAGAAACCATCTCTCCTTTACTACCACCAGCAGTTTTCTGATAAATATATTGAATATTCGTTGTCTTACCACCAAGTCCTGGCCCGTAATAAACGATCTTACAATTAATTTCCTTCGTATTATAATTTACAAAAGACATGTGGCCCCCGTTATCCTAAAACGCCTGCAAAGAGGTCATCGACTTCGTTATCACTTATATCATCGAATAGAAAAACTTCATTTGGATCACTATCCCCTGATATATGTGCTTCAATAAATTCTGGAAGCTTTGATTCAATACTTCTAATTCTTGCTTTTAACTTTGCCGGATTATCCACATCAAAATAAATAAGACTTAGATAGATATCATCAAAGAGACCTGAGAGCTTTGTAATATAAATCCCTTTTGAAGAAGTTGCGTAATTGAATCTAAATTCGTCTTGCGTTTCTTCAGGGATAAATTGTGAAAGAACTGAACTTGCCTGCCAAACACCTGCAATAAGAGCACCAGCAGTATCACTATCGAAATCAGTTTCAACACTTTTAAACGAATATAGTGGAATACCATCCTGACGACAAACAATTAAGCCACTATTTACTAGAGAATCTAGTCCACTATACTCTCTAAAAAACTCTTGAATAACGACTTCGATGTTATCCATAAACCTTCCTTACATTTTGGTTTTATTTTCTAATGCCTTAGATATAGTCATTGTATCTAAGTAGTCGAGATTCCCACCCATAGGAATCCCAAAGCCAATTCTATCAACATTAACATCATCTGAAAGAACCGATTTAATATAACTACAAGTTGCATCACCCTCAACAGATGGACCAATAGCTAAAATTACAGATTTGATACCGAGAACATCAACACGCTTCTTAAGCTTATCAATGTTTAACTCCGATGGACCAACACCTAAAAGAGGATTTAGTACTCCTCCTAGAACATGATACAGCCCTCTGTATTGGCCACTTCTCTCAATGGCCATGTAATCAGTTATCGATTCAACAATACAAATCTCAGTTGATTCTTTACGATGGATATCGCTACAAACAGCACAGATATCTTCATCTGCAAAGACACCACATTGATTACATTTTTTTAACTCTGCTAATTCATTTAGTGCAACAGCAAAGTCTCCTAATTCTTCCTTAGTCCACTTTGCTAAGCTAAGAACGTGTCTTAAAGCACTCTTTTCTCCAATGCCTGGCACTTTAGAAAATGAATCAACAAGGTTATTAATTCTTTCAGGTAGTTTCATTAAGTTTTAGCCTTAGAAAAGTCCTGGAATATTTAGTCCACCAGTAACTTTGCTCATCGCATTTGAAACCATATCTTGAGATTCTTTAATTGCCTGGTTAACTGCAGTTAAAACAAGATCTTCAAGAGTTTCAACATCATTTGGATCTACTGCTTCAGGATCAATCGTGATAGCTTGAATCTCTTGCTTACCAGTGATTTTAATTTTGATAGCACCACCACCTGAAGAAACCTCTAGTTCACGCTTTTCAAGCTCTTTTTGAAGTGTACTAATTTTTTGCTGCATTTGCTGTGCCTGTTTCATTAGGCCTTGCATTCCCTTTGCCATTTTATTCTCCAATTTTATTCATCTTCATTTAAGATTATTTTATCAATTTTAGAGTTAAATATTGAACTGGCCAACTGAAGCATTTCATCACCTTCAATTTCCTTTCTTTGATTTTGTTTTTCAATATTTTCATTCTCTATATTAATTTCAAATTTTGATTTAAAGTCTGTTTCTTCAGCTTTCTTTTTTTCGACTAGCTCAATTGATAAATCAATCTCTTGCACTTGAAAATATTTTCTAAGATGCTCTCTAACCTTTTCAAGCGTTTCCTGATTATTCATATGATCAAAGAAAACTTTTGCACCAGTAGGGTAACCGATAAGTAGGGATACCTTGTCTAACTGAACAACTAATTCACCAATTAAATTCCCCTGCTCCATATTCGCACCCATTACAGGTGAAGTCTTTGCTAGAAATTGAAGAAAGCCGTCCCAAGACTTAGGGCCTTCAATAACAACTTCGTCCTCAATGGATTTAGTATCATCTACTTCTGGTTCTTGTGTCTCTTCACTAGATTCTTTTTGTGGTTCTATAGGATCATCAAAAATAATTTTATGAGGCTTCGGGGCTTCTTCTGTTAAAGCTTCCTCAACTTCAGTCTCAGGTGTGGGGCTAGATTGTGGTTGAACTTCTTCAGTAGCTACTTCTTCAGTCACGGCCACAACTTGGGCCTTAGGCTTTCCCGTGCTATCCTCCACTTGAGTGTCTGCAATTATCTGATGTCTTAATGCAACCTTTCTCATAGCAAGAAGTGTTGCATCTGTTGGAATAATTGATTCAAGCGTCCACGAAAAGTCTTTAGCAAGTGTTTCATATACCCAGTAAAGTTCTGCCCGTGATATACGATCAAATATATCTCCGTCTACTTTTGAAAGGACTCTCGACTTATCATTAAAATCTTTTGCAATTACAATTGAAAATAGATTTTCAAGTAAAGACTTTACGATATTTTGTAGAGAGATATTTTGTGAAATTAGAGCATTAAATGTATTAGTCAGCTCCTCAATATTTTCTGAAAGAGTAGAATCAATTAATGTTTTAATTGAACTTAGCTTTGCGATCCCAAGGGCCTGAGCAAAGATATCCTCTGTAATTTCTTGACCAAACGAAAAGCTTAAAACTTGATCAAATAAAGAAAGTGTATCCCTAAATGAACCATTACCTAGCTTCGCTAGTGTTTCAATTAACTCTGAATTAGCAAAAACAATATTTTCAAGCTGCGCAATATGAATAATATGAGACTTAAGCTCTTCAACTGTTGCATTTACAAAGTCGAAACGCTGACATCTTGAAAGAACTGTTCCAAGAAGCTTTTCTGGCTCAGTTGTCGCCATTAAGAATACGGCATGTTCCGGTGGCTCCTCTAAAGTTTTTAGAAGGGCATTGAAGGCACTATTTGATAACATGTGAACTTCATCAATAATATAAACTTTATACTTTCCACTAGATGGAAGATAAGAAATATTACTAATCAGCTCTCTTACATCATCAACACTATTATTAGATGCACCATCGATTTCAACGACATTCATTGAAGCCGCAGAATCAAAGTCCTGACACGCACTACATTCACCACATGGGTTCTGGTTCTCATCACGAGTTTCACATCTTAGGGCTTTTGCAAAAATTCTGGCTATCGTTGTTTTACCAATTCCACGCGTACCAGAAAAGATATAGGCATGACCTAGTCGATCTTCTCTTAGCGAATTAACTATTGTTTTAACGATATGTTCTTGCCCAACAAAATCTTGAAATTTTGCAGGACGATATTTTCTGGCCAAGACCTGATATGACATTAAGCACCATCACTTTATATGATTTAAAAATTTTACTTGTTAACTATAGGAAAAATTATAGGTATTGGAAAGGGGCAGCCGATACAAACACAATGCAACAAAAGTTACCGTTGCTTCGTTCCCGACCTGGCGGAGTTAGCCCCGCTGCATTTGTCTGACCGGCTACCGAACATGAATATAATATTTATCTTAGCATGATGTCAATGAAAGCTAGTATTTAATGATAATCGTCTCACCTTTGAGACTCACTGAGTCGGAATTAATGAATTTCATCACAAATTTCAAAACGAATTTTGTTGCTGTCATACCTGCTACTCTTGCTCGGTTAACTTTAATTCTCACCTCACGTTGCTCTGGATGAACATCGAGTTTTCCAGCGGCCTTAAATTTAAAAGTGAAAAGAGATTTTAGCTTGGCCGTCATATTAAAGTGGCCATCAGCAACAGTAATCTTTAGATCCCTAATACGATTTTTAGCAGAATCTTTCTTATCTTCACTTATCTTTTGAATACTAAAGTCAGATCTTCTAAGACATCCTTCATAAATTGAAACAGCATCCACTTCCTTATCAGATGGATCTATTTTTACACAACGTGCCTCTATCTTAGTGAAAGTAAATTCACCATTTTTAGTTTGGGCCTCTAGTTGATTAGCGATTAGTCCAAGGTGCTCCTTTTCAAAATAAAGCTGTCCATCAAAAACATTAAATGGCATCCCCTCTCTAAGTAGCTTAATCTCCTTTCCAGCAATTTGTGACTCTTCTAAACAACCTGCGAAGATCATATCAAGATTAAAAGTTGTTAAATTGGGATCTTTATAACAATCAATATTAATATTTTTAAAATTGATTGAACTATTTAAAAGGTTACCAGAAGCGCTCTGCGCATCGATGACTATTGAATCTTCTTCAAATGCAACTTCCTTTCCGCGAATATTTACATTAGATTGGCTAGCACCACTTTGAGTAATTTCCACGATTGCAAATTCCTTACCTTCAAGTGGCTTAATGTGCATATCTTTTAAACAGATTTCATCTAAGTTAAATGTAAACTCATCACTTTGACATTTAATATCAACATCTTTGATATCAAAAAGAAATTGCTCAGCACCAACACTTAGCTGTGGGCCACTTGCAAAAAAGCCAGTTTCTGAAAATTCGATTTTAGCTTCTTTCGCATAAATCATATTGAGTAAATCAATCTCAGTAAATTGTGGAAGATGAGTCGTAAGGTTTAAATTATCTTTTTGAAAAT
The DNA window shown above is from Bacteriovorax sp. BAL6_X and carries:
- a CDS encoding YbaB/EbfC family nucleoid-associated protein, with product MAKGMQGLMKQAQQMQQKISTLQKELEKRELEVSSGGGAIKIKITGKQEIQAITIDPEAVDPNDVETLEDLVLTAVNQAIKESQDMVSNAMSKVTGGLNIPGLF
- a CDS encoding triacylglycerol lipase; this encodes MRDTDLILNKYIESKVLDFKNRVNAYSARKNYSKSFLNSAKELTKSDIVERFNLVKNNLSPNDAVKLMRNLVTSSAWISFSSARYIHSLTNFKSFDNKFDFDKVNYRFFNDLKSRKPIDLSDEEIFKIIYNEVEYAKYHPNYISNLEEPKTDITIVLIPGVFNELFSTPSFERACQHLKTKFNIKYYTPEVNGFDNCLKNAKSLRKQISKYVSDNPNEKLWLIAFSKGGLDSLHYLVDYSEEQDAIVGLSTIASPILGSNSFNKKFIKTLNLIHNFSDSKLYQLIDGKKDILAKEMQKSLSSTFRRPWLRNNHQKLNQNIFYTSIGFSAKWYESHLWMILMKMFIRSKKDNDGVVDTESSLFPYYFERGIKLGILDGHHLIGRRSSFYCQEALIEAHIHFLKYKGLLF
- a CDS encoding ATP/GTP-binding protein → MSFVNYNTKEINCKIVYYGPGLGGKTTNIQYIYQKTAGGSKGEMVSLDSENERTIFFDFLPLDLGEIRGFKTRFHLYTVPGQVFYESSRKLILRGVDGVIFVADSQLERMEANIESLKSLEANLTEQGYDIDQIPIVFQWNKRDLPNVTPVEDMNQTLNADERPAFDAVAVKGIGVFETLKTMSKLVLMNLKGGLKE
- the dnaX gene encoding DNA polymerase III subunit gamma/tau — protein: MSYQVLARKYRPAKFQDFVGQEHIVKTIVNSLREDRLGHAYIFSGTRGIGKTTIARIFAKALRCETRDENQNPCGECSACQDFDSAASMNVVEIDGASNNSVDDVRELISNISYLPSSGKYKVYIIDEVHMLSNSAFNALLKTLEEPPEHAVFLMATTEPEKLLGTVLSRCQRFDFVNATVEELKSHIIHIAQLENIVFANSELIETLAKLGNGSFRDTLSLFDQVLSFSFGQEITEDIFAQALGIAKLSSIKTLIDSTLSENIEELTNTFNALISQNISLQNIVKSLLENLFSIVIAKDFNDKSRVLSKVDGDIFDRISRAELYWVYETLAKDFSWTLESIIPTDATLLAMRKVALRHQIIADTQVEDSTGKPKAQVVAVTEEVATEEVQPQSSPTPETEVEEALTEEAPKPHKIIFDDPIEPQKESSEETQEPEVDDTKSIEDEVVIEGPKSWDGFLQFLAKTSPVMGANMEQGNLIGELVVQLDKVSLLIGYPTGAKVFFDHMNNQETLEKVREHLRKYFQVQEIDLSIELVEKKKAEETDFKSKFEINIENENIEKQNQRKEIEGDEMLQLASSIFNSKIDKIILNEDE
- the recR gene encoding recombination mediator RecR; this translates as MKLPERINNLVDSFSKVPGIGEKSALRHVLSLAKWTKEELGDFAVALNELAELKKCNQCGVFADEDICAVCSDIHRKESTEICIVESITDYMAIERSGQYRGLYHVLGGVLNPLLGVGPSELNIDKLKKRVDVLGIKSVILAIGPSVEGDATCSYIKSVLSDDVNVDRIGFGIPMGGNLDYLDTMTISKALENKTKM